One Pichia kudriavzevii chromosome 3, complete sequence genomic window carries:
- a CDS encoding uncharacterized protein (PKUD0C00780; similar to Saccharomyces cerevisiae YOR165W (SEY1); ancestral locus Anc_6.56): MSETQFLRVCRVSDRSFIRRSLAAWQITANFPAGRLHQGKKMDSSPVLKKGDINTNSVQLIDEEKRFAKNLETYVDACYMNKSEDDSGLNYHIVSVFGSQSTGKSTLLNKLFGTQFDVMDEEKRQQTTKGIWFSHANYIASHDETNPKTENKKNVYVLDVEGVDGREKADDKDFERKSALFALATSEVLIVNIFEHQVGLYQGANMELLKTVMEVNLSLFHKQAERCLLLFVIRDFTGLTPLSNLGQSLEADMNRIWADLNKPEECKDSKLVDFFDLKFASISHKHYQPEKFDSDIRKLGDDFSNETFFANNRYHKKIPIDAWALYSQQIWEQIENNKDLDLPTQQILVSRFKCNEISTALYDEIFDKEFNKLTLPEKDPLESCKVFKALRSKCLELYDQQASRYKSAVYLETRKELELKMDLKLKDFQSRILGLLIEKLVTELDSAYAALKKSKTTSNFEETLKYVIDETLDKFETASSQYILVDDSEVSEIYAQNLKVHSELLMAKLKDFSDRMRNKESTALVNKLGKKFQIKIKEYLIEEVTQPTDDLWDKVMSQFDQIVEKLLRTYEYGQGYDFQLGLKEGNDLLHLKIMKMIWKKYDVLVHDFINEDTVSRILRNVFEDKFKFDDKGLPIVWKDFNQLDSRFNKSKEETLKLLPLLGTMRLSNGKTV, translated from the coding sequence ATGAGCGAAACACAATTTCTAAGAGTTTGTAGAGTTAGTGACAGATCATTCATTAGACGATCTTTGGCTGCCTGGCAAATTACTGCAAATTTCCCTGCTGGTAGACTAcaccaaggaaaaaaaatggattcTTCTCCTGTTTTAAAGAAAGGGGATATAAACACCAATTCAGTTCAGCTGATTGATGAGGAGAAACGGTTTGCCAAGAATCTTGAAACCTATGTTGATGCATGCTACATGAACAAATCAGAGGACGATAGTGGATTAAACTACCATATCGTCTCAGTTTTTGGCTCACAATCCACAGGTAAGTCTACCTTGCTTAACAAGTTGTTTGGTACGCAATTTGACGTTAtggatgaagaaaaaaggcAACAAACTACAAAGGGTATTTGGTTTTCGCATGCAAACTACATAGCGTCTCATGATGAGACCAACCCAAAGACAGAAAATAAGAAGAACGTATATGTTTTGGATGTCGAAGGTGTTGATGGAAGAGAAAAGGCAGATGACAAAGACTTTGAACGGAAATCGGCATTGTTTGCTTTGGCAACGTCTGAAGTTCTTATTGTCAATATATTCGAACATCAGGTTGGTTTATATCAAGGTGCAAATATGGAATTGTTAAAAACTGTTATGGAAGTAAATCTCTCTTTGTTTCATAAGCAAGCAGAAAGATgtttgcttctttttgtaATTAGGGATTTTACCGGCTTGACTCCATTGTCGAATTTGGGGCAATCTTTAGAAGCAGATATGAATAGAATATGGGCCGACTTAAATAAACCGGAGGAATGCAAGGACTCGAAACTTGTAGACTTCTTCGACTTGAAGTTTGCTTCCATTTCTCATAAACATTACCAGCCAGAAAAATTTGACTCTGATATCAGAAAACTAGGTGACGACTTCTCAAACGAGACCTTCTTTGCTAACAACAGGTATCATAAAAAGATACCAATTGATGCCTGGGCATTATACTCACAACAAATATGGGagcaaattgaaaacaataaagaTTTAGATTTGCCAACTCAACAGATATTAGTTTCCAGGTTCAAGTGTAACGAAATATCTACTGCCTTGTATGATGAGATTTTTGATAAGGAATTCAATAAATTAACATTACCTGAAAAAGACCCGCTTGAGTCTTGCAAAGTCTTTAAAGCGCTAAGATCTAAATGTTTGGAACTGTATGATCAACAGGCCTCTCGTTATAAATCCGCAGTTTATTTGGAAACACGAAAAGAACTcgaattgaaaatggaCTTGAAATTAAAAGATTTCCAATCCAGAATATTGGGTTTGTTAATAGAGAAACTAGTCACTGAGCTCGATTCGGCATACGCTGCTCTAAAAAAGTCAAAGACGACTTCtaactttgaagaaacgCTTAAGTATGTCATCGATGAGACCCTGGACAAATTCGAAACAGCAAGCAGTCAGTACATTCTGGTTGATGATTCAGAGGTTAGTGAAATTTATGCACAAAACCTGAAAGTTCATTCTGAACTTTTAATGGCCAAGCTAAAGGATTTTTCAGACCGGATGAGAAACAAGGAGTCAACTGCGCTTGTTAATAAGCTGGGAAAAAAATTCCAGATTAAAATCAAGGAATATCTAATTGAAGAGGTTACTCAACCAACAGATGATTTATGGGATAAAGTAATGTCGcaatttgatcaaattgTCGAGAAGCTTTTAAGGACATACGAATATGGTCAGGGTTATGACTTTCAATTGGGCCTTAAAGAAGGTAATGATCTTTTACACCTGaaaattatgaaaatgatttggaagaaataTGATGTTCTGGTTCATGACTTTATAAATGAAGATACTGTTTCGAGAATCTTGAGAAATGTCTTTGAAGataaatttaaatttgatgaCAAAGGGTTACCTATTGTATGGAAGGACTTCAATCAGCTTGACTCTAGgttcaacaaatcaaaagaagaaacttTAAAGTTATTGCCTCTTCTAGGTACCATGCGCCTCTCAAACGGTAAAACTGTTTAA
- a CDS encoding uncharacterized protein (PKUD0C00760; similar to Saccharomyces cerevisiae YDR118W (APC4); ancestral locus Anc_8.270) gives MVATITNGELNEFQSPLQFSNCFTLCPAMDLVSFQLTKNVLLVYRRGNEKVWDIEPFHSSGSMCIKGLEWKPDGKLFVLFSSDGSIELIDTMTGAVLRELDLGLSNLTCVRWFHKDGESRATHGKGKNVKGILKSLDITTLLPRTGHTQLNTVQDKTNPSRKMSDMDMLFLGTKEGKLSCIFAGIFIVDDIAQKSFVSSKIINIASNTSLTDQYVLVEVGNKIKLFKVSLKCLENDNDFCELLLICTRLLNLSLHFKKSINSIENQYKPYIEYTIRIVQLLGSEIKEDGGTDPDSGICHDAADEKLNIGDSSINPIYDLYDLLLTGSLSKATKKWITDYLGDKGIKRWTKLGRSYFDTARNQIYTEIISSLHLLIVYLTDLSGICRLNPEKSSIKPLDIEECIKMTENYLKYSYKFMIQLNDYQKYFEQTIAWLSSVLSEITTDEKRNTSFATNDITNYLMFLSEKLSFSGDNNEEKVLNDSKLGDFSKITDTVLNKLFDKVKNDIRLHAQADQSIELFCGNYPTARNLKLSICTDTIGHASILLENSKLVIREIHLKDLSGDEFVFSLPCKEPVEYELISPTVLIILLNDSLEIYNISYKSRKLSLQAKYNFSSIDHQEDHVFEGGSMTVNQKRSIICILDSSKRKYLWLNYSI, from the coding sequence ATGGTTGCGACTATTACCAACGGGGAACTAAATGAGTTCCAAAGTCCGCTACAATTTTCGAATTGCTTTACACTATGCCCTGCCATGGATTTGGTCTCATTCCAATTGACTAAAAATGTGTTGTTGGTTTACCGGCGGGGTAATGAGAAAGTATGGGATATTGAACCGTTTCATAGCTCAGGCAGTATGTGTATTAAAGGATTGGAATGGAAACCGGACGGTAAACtatttgttttgttttccagCGATGGTTCAATTGAACTTATTGATACCATGACCGGTGCCGTTCTGAGAGAGTTGGACTTAGGGCTTTCAAACTTGACCTGTGTGAGATGGTTTCATAAAGATGGAGAGTCCAGGGCTACGCATGGTAAAGGAAAAAACGTGAAAGGCATTTTGAAGAGTCTCGATATCACTACTTTGTTGCCACGAACCGGTCACACCCAATTGAACACTGTTCAAGATAAAACGAATCcatcaagaaaaatgagTGATATGGACATGTTGTTTCTAGGGACGAAAGAAGGGAAACTCAGTTGCATATTTGCCGGGATTTTTATTGTCGACGATATCGCTCAAAAGTCATTTGTGTCTTCAAAGATTATAAATATAGCATCAAACACCTCTTTAACAGATCAGTATGTACTGGTAGAGGTAGGAAACAAGATTAAACTTTTTAAAGTTAGCCTAAAATgtcttgaaaatgataacGACTTTTGTGAATTATTGCTAATTTGTACGAGGCTGTTGAACTTATCCCTTCATTTTAAAAAGTCAATCAACAGCATAGAAAACCAGTATAAGCCGTATATAGAGTACACAATTAGAATAGTACAGCTTTTAGGGAGTGAAATAAAGGAAGACGGGGGAACGGACCCAGATTCTGGTATCTGTCATGATGCAGCTGATGAGAAACTGAATATAGGTGACAGCAGTATCAATCCCATATATGACTTGTATGACTTATTATTAACAGGATCACTGTCGAAagcaacaaaaaaatggatCACCGACTACTTGGGTGATAAAGGTATCAAAAGGTGGACCAAGTTAGGACGTTCATATTTTGACACCGCCAGAAACCAAATTTATACTGaaataatatcatcattgCATCTTTTGATAGTATACTTGACAGATTTGAGTGGGATATGTCGTTTGAATCCAGAAAAGAGTTCTATAAAGCCCTtggatattgaagaatgcATTAAAATGACAGAGAATTATCTCAAGTATTCCTACAAGTTTATGATTCAATTGAATGATTATCAAAAGTACTTTGAACAAACAATAGCATGGTTATCCAGCGTTTTGTCAGAAATAACAACtgatgaaaagagaaatacATCATTTGCTACAAACGATATCACTAATTACCTAATGTTCCTCAGTGAAAAACTGAGTTTCTCTGGTGATAACAAcgaagaaaaagttttgaacGACTCAAAATTGGGTGATTTTAGCAAAATAACGGATACAGTGTTGAACAAGCTATTTGACAAAGTTAAAAATGATATCAGGTTGCATGCCCAAGCTGATCAAAGCATTGAGTTATTTTGTGGTAACTATCCAACGGCAAGGAACCTGAAGCTTTCAATATGCACTGATACTATTGGTCACGCTTCAATATTGTTGGAAAATTCCAAGTTGGTTATCAGAGAGATCCATTTAAAAGACTTATCGGGTGACGAGTTTGTGTTTTCTCTTCCATGTAAAGAACCTGTCGAATATGAACTCATATCACCTACTGTGCTGATAATATTGCTAAACGATTCCCTAGAGATATACAATATCTCATACAAAAGTAGGAAGCTAAGTTTACAAGCAAAGTATAACTTCAGCAGTATAGACCATCAAGAAGATCACGTGTTCGAAGGAGGGTCAATGACAGTCAACCAAAAAAGGAGTATCATTTGTATTTTGGATTCCTCAAAAAGGAAGTATCTTTGGCTGAATTATTCAATCTAG
- a CDS encoding uncharacterized protein (PKUD0C00770; similar to Saccharomyces cerevisiae YDR117C (TMA64); ancestral locus Anc_8.269) gives MFKKELEVKPSANLKSSEKRKLQKAIETQYEGIRVPDKLSKAVFNSIGIKKGTLYLDSATGDPSFFQSRDGDIVPTLHTLWASVAGVDKPLCMPYILTHEGVIDRLIDGANLMIRGCHGPYVKGLKRNALVAVVDYKRPNIAVAIGRCLMDLEGKVDGDLGIPQSGVAVEIWTVIGDMLTNLGRNMEDVMKDAGKDNVIRNEQEDDKESQHEEQSKDQPDLELLEVTKPGTLVDVSHNLCDETEIETTESRPEKYTMTTEDIDEMFRRSVLYTLSQDALEFPIPSTQFMSGHVLKNLPNVDTDIVNMKKTSWKKTTKFLKAMEKEDLVKLKGKEDKLTIVSAAGRSDPRISAFVPYRIKKPAHHEPNTTYSHNDEQMAPVVVKRYYKPNNASRMFFNKLDEKYDSLYTEQDIKLLTQRYVKENPGVISKANAQLIEPDDVLKEFKIKTTIKRAELFARVMAAFSPYYAIYREGDEKSSDKLILKRLTPRKGELPIVKVAVNTLKTRKKVVTSIVGSEQYYIDVEKLAGVLRVKCSGSTTILDSKEPKDGKVVTVQGEHDSAVCEILHKQFGVPAKVITVTNNTANKKKRR, from the coding sequence ATGTTTAAGAAAGAGCTGGAAGTCAAACCTAGTGCCAATCTGAAGTCAtcagaaaagagaaaactgCAAAAAGCCATTGAAACGCAGTATGAAGGCATCAGGGTACCGGATAAATTATCCAAAGCTGTATTTAATTCAATTGGTATAAAAAAGGGCACCTTATATTTAGATTCAGCTACTGGCgatccttcttttttccaGTCAAGAGATGGAGATATCGTTCCAACACTACATACACTATGGGCTTCAGTAGCGGGCGTCGACAAACCGTTATGCATGCCTTACATTCTAACCCATGAGGGCGTCATAGACAGACTCATTGATGGTGCCAATTTAATGATCAGAGGTTGTCACGGACCGTATGTCAAAGGACTAAAAAGGAATGCGCTTGTTGCTGTCGTTGACTATAAACGTCCCAATATCGCAGTAGCAATTGGTAGATGTTTGATGGATCTCGAGGGAAAGGTAGATGGTGACCTTGGTATTCCACAATCGGGTGTTGCTGTTGAGATTTGGACTGTAATTGGGGACATGTTGACCAATTTGGGAAGGAATATGGAAGACGTCATGAAAGATGCAGGAAAAGATAATGTAATAAGAAATGAGCAAGAGGACGACAAAGAATCGCAACATGAGGAACAATCAAAAGACCAACCTGATTTAGAACTTTTAGAAGTCACCAAACCAGGCACCcttgttgatgtttctcATAATTTGTGTGATGAGACTGAGATTGAAACTACTGAGAGTCGACCAGAAAAGTACACCATGACTACAGAAGATATTGACGAAATGTTTAGGAGATCGGTACTTTATACATTGAGTCAAGATGCATTGGAGTTCCCAATTCCTTCTACCCAATTTATGTCTGGGCATgtgttgaaaaacttgCCTAATGTTGACACCGATATCGTGAACATGAAGAAGACCTCGTGgaagaaaacaaccaaGTTCTTAAAAGCTatggaaaaagaagatctTGTAAAACTAAAAGGTAAGGAGGACAAGCTAACTATCGTTTCTGCTGCTGGCCGTTCTGACCCTCGTATCTCTGCATTCGTGCCTTATAGAATAAAAAAACCTGCACATCACGAACCTAACACAACATACTCGCACAATGATGAACAGATGGCTCCAGTGGTCGTCAAGAGGTACTACAAACCAAACAATGCCTCAAGAATGTTTTTTAATAAACTCGATGAGAAATATGATTCACTTTACACAGAACAGGATATCAAGCTGCTAACTCAACGTTATGTGAAGGAGAATCCAGGAGTCATTTCCAAAGCCAACGCACAGCTGATTGAACCGGATGATGTATTGAAAGAatttaaaataaaaaccACTATCAAGAGGGCGGAGCTATTTGCAAGAGTAATGGCTGCTTTTAGTCCATATTATGCAATATACAGGGAAGGTGACGAGAAAAGTAGTGATAAGCTGATTCTCAAAAGGTTAACGCCAAGGAAGGGAGAGTTACCGATAGTAAAAGTTGCCGTCAATACcttgaaaacaagaaaaaaagttgttACATCTATAGTTGGTAGTGAACAATATTATATTgatgttgagaaattggCTGGGGTTTTAAGGGTAAAGTGCAGCGGCTCTACCACTATTCTTGATTCCAAAGAACCAAAAGATGGAAAGGTTGTAACTGTGCAGGGTGAACATGACTCTGCTGTCTGTGAGATCCTGCACAAACAATTTGGTGTACCTGCTAAGGTGATCACGGTCACAAATAACACTGCCAATAAGAAAAAACGCAGGTAG